One window from the genome of Natrialba magadii ATCC 43099 encodes:
- a CDS encoding DUF1102 domain-containing protein yields the protein MKRRNFLGLVTGAASGSLVVSSGAFNTSRVDREISVDIETDERAYLGLNALPTENEEGDVLERSRNPGYRTKFSFPGASEGDVIRGDGLGTNSEYYFDRLVEVRNQGTDPVVVYSEFSGELGDIALYDSDHDERSLLTNKDRGIELEPGEDFDAGVFIDSADVDPGTTVEDTLTIVGNATETA from the coding sequence ATGAAACGACGTAATTTCCTCGGTCTCGTTACGGGCGCAGCAAGCGGTTCACTGGTAGTTAGTAGTGGTGCGTTCAATACGAGCCGAGTTGACCGAGAAATCTCGGTTGACATCGAGACTGACGAGAGAGCATATCTCGGATTAAACGCTCTCCCAACTGAAAACGAAGAGGGAGACGTTCTCGAACGATCCCGAAACCCGGGATATCGAACTAAATTCAGTTTCCCAGGAGCGAGCGAGGGTGATGTGATTCGAGGAGACGGCCTCGGAACAAACTCTGAGTACTACTTCGACCGGCTAGTCGAAGTTCGAAATCAGGGAACTGACCCCGTCGTCGTCTATAGCGAGTTCTCGGGTGAGCTCGGTGACATCGCGCTGTATGATAGCGATCACGACGAGCGGTCCCTACTGACGAACAAGGACCGTGGAATCGAACTCGAGCCCGGCGAAGACTTCGATGCAGGCGTGTTCATCGACTCCGCAGATGTTGATCCCGGAACGACCGTTGAAGACACGCTAACGATTGTCGGTAACGCGACCGAAACAGCGTAG
- a CDS encoding DUF1102 domain-containing protein → MQRRKFVIGMGALASGAAAAMGTGAFNVARADREVTVDIVEDSNAYLGLEATSAYSTEDDGEFKIDFGSNGEGGQGLSENANYVFTDVFAIRNNGTDDISVTLSESLDSIEWETEYPRAYYSFEEIGTSNDVNGDGDFTGGTAADGATIAPGDEVYVHFEFVGRDAETEGEPDDLPETLGVYAEATN, encoded by the coding sequence ATGCAACGACGCAAATTCGTAATCGGAATGGGAGCACTGGCATCAGGAGCAGCTGCGGCGATGGGCACTGGCGCGTTTAACGTCGCCCGAGCAGACAGAGAAGTAACCGTCGACATCGTCGAGGACAGTAACGCCTACCTTGGCCTCGAAGCAACTAGTGCCTATTCGACGGAAGACGACGGAGAATTCAAGATCGACTTCGGGTCGAACGGAGAAGGCGGCCAAGGGCTGAGCGAGAACGCAAACTACGTTTTCACGGACGTGTTCGCGATTCGTAACAACGGAACAGACGACATTTCCGTCACTCTCTCGGAATCCCTTGATTCCATTGAGTGGGAGACAGAGTACCCACGCGCCTATTACTCGTTCGAGGAAATCGGCACCAGCAACGATGTCAACGGCGACGGTGACTTCACCGGTGGAACAGCTGCCGATGGAGCGACCATCGCCCCTGGTGACGAGGTCTACGTCCACTTCGAGTTCGTTGGCCGAGACGCTGAAACTGAAGGGGAACCAGACGACCTTCCAGAAACGCTCGGCGTCTACGCTGAGGCAACGAACTAA
- a CDS encoding DUF7344 domain-containing protein has product MRGTGIDHAQEVHVSQSGQERLTEDELFELLSNRRRRHILHTLINETEQVDIGTLSQEIAAEEDELAFDEVSSSDRKRVYTALQQSHLPKMDNAGVLEFDRDRGTVEATPALEDIEIYMDVVRGREIPWSDYYLGLTGIIAVVLGGATLSVGPFALLPLSAWVAFAIVALAVSALSHRYYARQNRLGIGSSPPASSTELEYEESA; this is encoded by the coding sequence ATGCGGGGGACTGGAATTGATCATGCGCAGGAGGTACATGTCTCGCAATCGGGTCAAGAGAGGCTCACTGAGGACGAACTCTTCGAATTACTGTCGAACCGGCGACGGCGACACATCCTACACACACTCATCAACGAAACCGAACAGGTCGATATCGGAACACTCTCACAGGAAATCGCTGCCGAGGAAGACGAGCTCGCGTTCGACGAAGTCTCGAGTAGCGACCGAAAACGCGTCTACACTGCACTCCAGCAATCACACCTCCCAAAGATGGACAACGCGGGTGTTCTCGAGTTCGACCGTGATCGCGGCACTGTCGAGGCGACGCCGGCACTCGAGGACATCGAGATCTACATGGATGTCGTTCGCGGGCGCGAGATTCCCTGGAGCGACTACTATCTCGGCTTGACGGGGATCATCGCCGTCGTACTCGGCGGCGCAACCCTGAGTGTCGGACCGTTTGCACTCCTCCCACTATCCGCGTGGGTCGCGTTTGCGATCGTTGCGCTTGCTGTCTCAGCGCTTTCGCACCGATACTACGCGCGACAGAATCGGCTGGGGATCGGCTCGTCACCACCAGCATCGAGCACCGAACTCGAGTACGAGGAGTCAGCGTAA
- a CDS encoding TIGR03571 family LLM class oxidoreductase — MPTGHENAGYRRLFDGDGLTFGVGFPITGTNRSMPDAEAEIQLAQRAEALGFDGLWARDVPTYWPKFGDAGQTFDTWPWLSHVAAHTDEIALGTSSVVLTLRHPIHVAKSAATVDQLSDGRLVLGVASGDRDPEYEAFGVDREERGALFREAVETVRALWREDFVEREGQWGHLEGDLDLVPTPTTETIPLLPTGNARQSDAWIADHGDGWLFYHLPEPTLESYLEQWREAAGEKPFAIAVRVEFADDPGAEPEPLHLGYRAGMEWFQDYFDRLDALGLDHVIVSVDTEDAERGLDRFADGVLNRY; from the coding sequence ATGCCGACTGGACACGAAAACGCTGGCTATCGACGGCTGTTCGACGGCGACGGGCTGACGTTCGGTGTCGGCTTCCCCATAACGGGTACGAATCGGTCGATGCCCGACGCTGAAGCCGAGATACAACTCGCACAGCGAGCCGAGGCACTCGGGTTCGACGGCCTCTGGGCGCGCGACGTTCCGACGTACTGGCCGAAATTCGGAGATGCCGGCCAGACGTTCGACACCTGGCCGTGGCTCTCACACGTCGCAGCACACACGGACGAAATCGCACTCGGTACCTCGAGTGTCGTCCTCACGCTTCGACACCCGATTCACGTCGCAAAATCCGCTGCGACGGTGGACCAGCTCTCGGACGGCCGACTCGTCCTCGGCGTTGCCTCCGGCGACCGCGACCCAGAGTACGAGGCGTTCGGCGTCGACCGCGAGGAACGCGGGGCACTGTTCCGCGAAGCCGTCGAAACCGTCCGCGCGCTCTGGCGCGAGGACTTCGTCGAACGCGAGGGCCAGTGGGGCCACCTCGAGGGCGACCTCGATCTCGTCCCGACGCCGACGACGGAGACGATTCCACTGTTGCCGACCGGCAACGCACGCCAGTCCGACGCCTGGATCGCCGACCACGGTGACGGCTGGCTGTTCTACCACCTGCCAGAGCCGACACTCGAGAGCTACCTCGAGCAGTGGCGCGAGGCTGCCGGCGAGAAACCGTTCGCCATCGCGGTTCGCGTCGAATTCGCCGACGACCCTGGCGCGGAGCCGGAGCCGCTTCATCTGGGATATCGGGCCGGGATGGAGTGGTTCCAGGACTATTTTGACCGGCTCGACGCGCTGGGCCTCGACCACGTGATCGTCTCAGTTGACACCGAGGATGCAGAGCGCGGGCTGGATCGGTTCGCGGATGGGGTTTTGAACCGTTACTGA
- a CDS encoding M20/M25/M40 family metallo-hydrolase, with amino-acid sequence MNDDSREFLTNLLETPSPSGYETRGQRVWIDYVSQFADEVRTDAYGNAVAVHEGASADDADAPEIALTGHVDEIGFLVKSIDDNGFVRPGRVGGTDPTVSQGQHVTIYASDGPVEGVIGQNAIHLREDESEADIEDLWIDIGAESEDAARERIEIGDPITFSSTVSWLSETRLAGRGLDNRVGTWAAAEGFRQAVETGTDATVYAVSTVQEEVGRKGAQMVGFDLEPDAVLVVDVGHAVDYPSAPSTKTSQMELGGGPALGRGSTNHPAVFDALRSIADERELELQVEALGRGTGTDADSFFTAAGAIPSQVVSVPNRYMHTPVELIDTDDLEEIATLLGAFASRADEFAPFEVDL; translated from the coding sequence ATGAACGACGATTCGCGTGAATTCCTCACGAACCTACTCGAGACGCCCTCGCCATCGGGCTACGAAACGCGCGGCCAGCGGGTCTGGATCGACTACGTCAGCCAGTTCGCAGACGAGGTTCGGACGGACGCCTACGGAAACGCGGTTGCAGTACACGAGGGGGCCAGTGCCGACGACGCTGACGCACCCGAAATCGCGCTTACCGGCCACGTCGACGAAATCGGCTTCCTCGTCAAGTCGATCGACGATAACGGCTTCGTCAGGCCGGGTCGTGTCGGCGGTACTGATCCGACGGTCTCGCAGGGCCAACACGTCACGATTTACGCTTCCGACGGCCCTGTCGAGGGTGTGATCGGGCAGAACGCGATCCACCTTCGTGAGGACGAGTCGGAAGCCGACATCGAGGATCTCTGGATCGATATCGGCGCTGAAAGCGAGGACGCGGCGCGCGAGCGCATCGAAATTGGCGATCCGATCACGTTCTCCTCGACAGTGTCGTGGCTCTCGGAAACTCGCCTCGCCGGCCGCGGGCTCGACAACCGCGTCGGGACGTGGGCGGCAGCCGAGGGCTTCCGACAGGCCGTCGAAACCGGCACCGACGCGACCGTCTACGCCGTCTCCACGGTTCAGGAGGAAGTCGGTCGGAAGGGCGCACAGATGGTCGGCTTCGACCTCGAACCTGACGCCGTCCTCGTCGTCGACGTTGGCCACGCGGTCGACTACCCCTCCGCGCCGAGCACAAAGACAAGCCAGATGGAACTCGGCGGCGGCCCGGCCCTCGGCCGCGGCAGCACGAATCATCCGGCCGTCTTCGACGCGCTGCGATCGATCGCAGACGAACGGGAACTCGAGTTACAGGTCGAAGCGCTCGGTCGCGGAACCGGGACGGACGCGGACAGTTTCTTCACTGCGGCGGGGGCGATCCCCTCGCAGGTGGTCAGCGTGCCGAACCGGTACATGCACACGCCGGTTGAGCTGATCGATACGGACGACCTCGAGGAGATTGCGACGCTGCTGGGTGCGTTCGCGAGCCGTGCAGACGAGTTTGCGCCGTTCGAAGTCGATCTCTGA
- a CDS encoding aconitate hydratase: MGQTLTEKILEDHLVEGELETGEEIGIEIDQVLTQDTTGTMVWLQFEAMGLDEVQTEIAAQYCDHQTYQFDFKNTDDHRFLRSAAGTYGAHFSRPGNGICHNVHRENFAAPGKTLLGSDSHTPTPGGLGELAIGAGGIDVTVAMGGAPYYIEMPEIVNVRLEGELPEWATAKDVILEMLRRLSVKGGVGKILEYTGPGVETLTAPERMTITNMGTELGATTSIFPTDEQTEDYLERVGRGDEYVEIQPDEDAEYDDEIVVDLSDLEPLIAQPSMPDNVVPVSEVAGEDVEQVIVGSCTNGGYEDILPVAKMLEGRETSMETETIVAPGSKQASEMLAREGWVAEMMAAGVNFSEATCGACIGIGHVPASDSVSLRTFNRNFEGRSGIEDDNVYLCSPEVAAAAAIKGEIIDPRDLEEEEEDLEAPGVELPEEYDGSKTDLIAPDEAVDDELIKGPNIGDVPIRDQLSADVEGEALLKMEDNITTDHIIPATQDILMYRSNVPKLSEFTLSRVDDTFAERALDADGGFLVAGENYGQGSSREHAALCPMYLGIEAVLAQSFARIHRANLFNFGIVPLTIDEDTYESIDQGDEIEIVDDVYEAVTSGQEEFTVRVGDDEFTATLDASERERDILAAGGKLAWTREQAEGASGATPADD; the protein is encoded by the coding sequence ATGGGACAGACTCTCACCGAAAAGATCCTTGAGGACCACCTCGTCGAGGGCGAACTCGAGACCGGCGAGGAGATTGGGATCGAAATCGACCAGGTACTTACCCAGGACACCACTGGGACGATGGTCTGGCTCCAGTTCGAAGCGATGGGACTGGACGAAGTCCAGACCGAAATTGCTGCCCAGTATTGCGATCACCAGACGTATCAGTTCGACTTCAAGAACACTGACGATCACCGTTTCCTCCGTTCTGCAGCCGGTACATATGGCGCTCACTTCTCTCGCCCCGGCAACGGTATCTGTCACAACGTTCACCGCGAGAACTTCGCAGCGCCCGGCAAGACGCTGCTCGGCTCCGACAGCCACACCCCAACCCCCGGCGGCCTCGGCGAACTCGCCATCGGTGCCGGCGGGATCGACGTCACCGTCGCGATGGGTGGCGCACCGTACTACATCGAGATGCCGGAAATCGTCAACGTCCGCCTCGAAGGCGAACTCCCCGAGTGGGCCACGGCGAAGGATGTCATCCTCGAGATGCTCCGCCGTCTCTCCGTGAAGGGTGGTGTCGGCAAGATTCTCGAGTACACCGGCCCAGGTGTCGAGACGCTCACCGCACCAGAGCGGATGACAATCACGAACATGGGGACGGAACTCGGCGCGACGACGTCGATCTTCCCAACCGACGAGCAGACCGAGGACTACCTCGAGCGCGTCGGTCGCGGCGACGAGTACGTCGAGATCCAGCCGGACGAGGACGCCGAGTACGACGACGAGATCGTCGTCGACCTCTCGGACCTCGAACCGCTCATCGCCCAGCCGTCCATGCCCGACAACGTCGTCCCAGTTAGCGAAGTCGCTGGCGAGGACGTCGAACAGGTCATCGTCGGCTCCTGTACGAACGGCGGCTACGAGGACATCCTCCCCGTCGCCAAGATGCTCGAGGGTCGCGAGACCTCGATGGAGACCGAGACGATCGTTGCACCCGGTTCGAAGCAGGCCTCCGAGATGCTCGCCCGTGAGGGCTGGGTCGCGGAGATGATGGCCGCCGGCGTCAACTTCTCCGAGGCTACCTGCGGTGCCTGTATCGGTATCGGCCACGTGCCAGCGAGCGACTCCGTCTCGCTGCGGACGTTCAACCGCAACTTCGAGGGCCGCTCGGGCATCGAAGACGACAACGTCTACCTCTGTTCGCCGGAGGTCGCCGCCGCCGCGGCGATCAAGGGCGAAATCATCGACCCACGCGACCTCGAAGAGGAAGAAGAGGATCTCGAGGCCCCAGGCGTCGAACTCCCCGAAGAGTACGACGGCTCCAAGACAGACCTCATCGCACCCGACGAGGCCGTCGACGACGAGCTCATCAAGGGTCCGAACATCGGCGACGTGCCGATTCGCGACCAGCTGAGTGCCGATGTCGAGGGTGAGGCACTCCTCAAGATGGAGGACAACATCACGACCGACCACATCATCCCTGCAACGCAAGACATCCTGATGTACCGGTCGAACGTCCCCAAACTGAGCGAGTTCACCCTTTCGCGCGTCGACGACACCTTCGCCGAGCGCGCACTCGACGCCGATGGCGGCTTCCTCGTCGCCGGCGAGAACTACGGACAGGGCTCCTCGCGTGAACACGCGGCCCTCTGTCCGATGTATCTCGGCATCGAGGCCGTCCTCGCACAGAGCTTCGCCCGGATCCACCGCGCGAACCTCTTCAACTTCGGTATCGTCCCGCTGACGATCGACGAGGACACCTACGAGTCGATCGATCAGGGCGACGAGATCGAAATCGTCGACGACGTCTACGAGGCCGTCACGAGCGGTCAAGAAGAGTTCACCGTCCGCGTTGGCGACGACGAGTTCACCGCAACCCTCGACGCCTCCGAACGTGAGCGCGACATCCTCGCCGCCGGTGGCAAGCTCGCCTGGACGCGCGAGCAGGCCGAGGGCGCAAGCGGCGCGACGCCGGCAGACGACTGA
- a CDS encoding deoxyuridine 5'-triphosphate nucleotidohydrolase — protein sequence MFRSGAFVADHVTPTADSQVQPNGVDLTLDLVFEQLEPGRIGRDGKQIGDRVARPLEQLEQRDPDTYYLPKGAYVARYNERIAIPEGHIGFVYPRSSLMRNSCMLNTAVWDAGYEGRGEGLLQVHHDVEIERDARIAQLVFAEANHEDVYDGSYQGENIE from the coding sequence ATGTTCCGCTCCGGTGCCTTCGTCGCAGACCACGTTACACCAACCGCAGACAGTCAGGTCCAGCCAAACGGCGTCGACCTCACCCTCGATCTCGTCTTCGAACAACTCGAGCCCGGTCGCATCGGCCGCGACGGGAAACAGATCGGCGACCGCGTCGCGCGACCACTCGAGCAACTCGAGCAGCGCGACCCGGACACCTACTACCTCCCGAAGGGTGCGTACGTCGCGCGGTACAACGAGCGCATCGCGATTCCGGAGGGCCACATCGGCTTTGTCTACCCGCGCTCGTCCCTGATGCGCAACTCCTGTATGCTCAATACAGCAGTTTGGGACGCCGGCTACGAGGGACGCGGTGAGGGGCTCTTGCAGGTCCACCACGACGTCGAGATCGAACGTGACGCTCGCATCGCCCAGCTGGTGTTCGCCGAGGCGAACCACGAAGACGTCTACGATGGCAGCTATCAGGGCGAGAACATAGAGTAA
- a CDS encoding HalOD1 output domain-containing protein → MNSHSAQSVSVAVTDQRPSMAVVDLVARVEGADPIELEPLYNVIDPDVLDSLCESSPGLDRLEFAYHGQRVTVEATDDTATETVEISLGEGSAAVDGAGGMVNTEPTI, encoded by the coding sequence ATGAACTCGCACAGCGCGCAGTCAGTCTCCGTTGCAGTCACTGATCAACGCCCGAGCATGGCCGTCGTCGACCTCGTCGCCCGCGTTGAGGGTGCGGATCCGATCGAACTCGAACCGCTCTATAACGTGATCGATCCCGACGTACTCGATTCACTCTGTGAGTCGAGTCCTGGACTCGATCGACTCGAGTTCGCCTATCACGGACAGCGAGTGACGGTCGAAGCGACGGACGACACGGCGACTGAGACGGTCGAGATTTCGCTCGGCGAGGGCAGTGCCGCCGTCGACGGTGCGGGTGGGATGGTCAACACTGAGCCAACGATTTAA
- the gnd gene encoding phosphogluconate dehydrogenase (NAD(+)-dependent, decarboxylating) translates to MQLGVIGLGRMGQIVVERVLDAGHDVVAFDLDPEAVATAADAGAEPADSVADLADRLGDEKRIWLMVPAGEAVDATLDDLDPHLSDDDVVVDGGNSYFEDSVRRAEACSAAYLDCGTSGGPAGAELGFSLMVGGPAWAYGELTPVFDAVATGPDGHERMGPAGSGHYVKMIHNGVEYALMQTYGEGFELLHEGRYDLDLENVASVWNNGAVIRSWLLELCEEAFREEGSDLGDVADRIEGGSTGTWTVQEALEQEVPLPLIYTALSERFGSRADDGRFSRRLANRLRYGFGRHEVQRRD, encoded by the coding sequence ATGCAACTGGGCGTTATCGGACTCGGACGTATGGGACAGATCGTCGTCGAGCGGGTGCTCGACGCAGGCCACGATGTCGTCGCCTTCGACCTCGATCCGGAAGCGGTCGCAACGGCTGCCGACGCCGGTGCCGAACCGGCGGACTCCGTCGCCGACCTCGCGGACCGACTTGGCGACGAGAAACGCATCTGGCTGATGGTTCCTGCCGGCGAGGCGGTCGACGCGACGCTCGATGACCTCGATCCTCATCTTTCAGACGACGACGTGGTGGTGGACGGCGGCAACTCCTACTTCGAGGATTCCGTTCGCCGTGCGGAGGCCTGCTCCGCGGCGTACCTCGACTGTGGCACGTCCGGAGGTCCCGCCGGTGCAGAACTCGGCTTCTCCCTCATGGTTGGCGGACCGGCCTGGGCCTACGGCGAACTCACGCCTGTCTTCGATGCTGTCGCGACCGGTCCCGACGGCCACGAGCGAATGGGTCCTGCGGGCTCGGGCCACTACGTGAAGATGATCCACAACGGCGTCGAGTACGCGCTCATGCAGACCTATGGCGAGGGGTTCGAACTGCTCCACGAGGGCCGGTACGATCTCGATCTCGAAAACGTCGCCTCGGTCTGGAACAACGGCGCGGTGATCCGCTCGTGGCTCCTCGAACTTTGTGAGGAAGCCTTCCGAGAAGAGGGAAGCGACCTCGGGGATGTCGCTGACCGCATCGAGGGTGGTTCCACCGGTACCTGGACAGTTCAGGAAGCACTCGAGCAGGAGGTGCCGCTGCCGCTGATCTATACGGCACTCTCCGAGCGGTTCGGTTCGCGGGCCGATGACGGCCGCTTCTCGCGCCGCCTTGCGAACCGACTGCGGTACGGTTTCGGTCGCCACGAGGTTCAGCGCCGCGACTGA
- a CDS encoding DCC1-like thiol-disulfide oxidoreductase family protein produces METPTLVYDDDCGFCTWWADYLTSRSSIQLVGYSDLDHTSELRAALPEQYDDCSHLVTEDGVHSCGASIEQAFLRAEFDGPVHDLVRFVHHFEEYQRLRDHGYQWVANNRGLLGNYFSKTPPARVDGQGSE; encoded by the coding sequence ATGGAGACACCGACACTCGTCTACGACGACGATTGCGGTTTTTGCACCTGGTGGGCAGACTACCTCACGTCACGGTCGTCGATCCAACTCGTCGGCTACAGTGATCTCGATCACACGTCCGAACTGCGAGCGGCGTTGCCGGAGCAGTACGACGACTGTTCGCACCTGGTCACCGAGGACGGCGTCCACTCCTGTGGTGCATCGATCGAGCAGGCGTTTCTACGCGCCGAGTTCGACGGACCGGTTCACGACCTCGTCCGGTTCGTCCACCACTTCGAGGAGTACCAGCGGCTGCGAGACCACGGCTACCAGTGGGTTGCGAACAATCGGGGTCTCCTCGGGAACTACTTCTCGAAGACGCCGCCGGCCCGGGTGGACGGACAGGGTAGTGAGTGA
- a CDS encoding alanyl-tRNA editing protein: protein MTEPLYLEDSGQTQFRATVDRIAGDRLVLDQTAFYPEGGGQPADIGSLRLEDGTESWSVTDVQKKDTIYHHLELENGAEAPAPGTTVVGELDADRRRAHNRYHTAQHLLSAVLLEEFDAQTTGNQLYADRARLDCAYERFEDADLERLEQRLNDLVDDELPVTWDTLDREDAEARLDPDRTRLHLLPESITEVRIVQIGADDAVIDRTACAGTHVENTGEIGHIEVTGRETRGPDEERVRFQLRADPRQ from the coding sequence ATGACTGAGCCACTCTATCTCGAGGACTCCGGACAGACACAGTTCAGGGCGACTGTCGACCGCATCGCCGGCGACCGTCTCGTTCTCGACCAAACGGCGTTCTATCCCGAAGGTGGCGGCCAGCCGGCCGATATCGGCAGCCTTAGACTCGAGGACGGTACCGAATCGTGGTCCGTCACCGACGTTCAAAAGAAAGACACGATCTACCACCACCTCGAACTCGAGAACGGTGCGGAAGCGCCCGCTCCAGGAACGACAGTCGTCGGCGAACTCGACGCCGACCGCCGCCGTGCACACAACCGCTACCACACCGCCCAGCATTTGCTCTCGGCGGTGCTACTCGAGGAGTTCGACGCCCAGACGACGGGCAACCAGCTCTACGCCGACCGTGCGCGCCTCGATTGTGCGTACGAGCGATTCGAGGACGCCGACCTGGAGCGACTCGAACAGCGGCTGAACGATCTCGTCGACGACGAACTCCCAGTCACGTGGGACACCCTCGACCGCGAGGACGCCGAAGCGCGCCTCGATCCGGACCGAACGCGACTCCACCTTCTCCCGGAGTCGATTACTGAGGTACGGATCGTCCAGATCGGTGCCGACGACGCCGTCATCGACCGTACTGCCTGCGCTGGTACGCACGTGGAGAACACGGGCGAGATCGGCCATATTGAGGTGACTGGGCGCGAAACGCGCGGTCCCGACGAGGAACGGGTTCGGTTCCAACTCCGTGCCGATCCGAGACAGTAA
- a CDS encoding TFIIB-type zinc ribbon-containing protein — MEHVSIDDIESTPYDDLHTGRRDLATPLGTDHLAITHYVLESGERFSGSVHAHMDQEEVFVVLEGEVTFEVARVGGEQDEQNGLDEQDEQNGLDEQDEQNGLDEHDEYDRQDVKDGQNGVELTVAEREAIRFAPGAFQSGRNDGDERVVALALGAPRDSDDIRITRIPALDDRDVSCPDCGHDHLQIGREGEAELVCPECGAEVEIAE; from the coding sequence ATGGAACACGTCTCGATCGACGATATCGAGTCAACACCGTACGACGACCTCCACACCGGTCGGCGCGACCTCGCGACCCCGCTCGGCACCGACCACCTCGCTATCACACACTACGTACTCGAGTCCGGCGAGCGATTCAGCGGGTCGGTTCACGCGCACATGGATCAGGAAGAGGTGTTTGTCGTACTCGAGGGGGAGGTGACGTTCGAGGTTGCACGAGTGGGTGGAGAGCAGGACGAGCAGAACGGGTTGGACGAGCAGGACGAGCAGAACGGGTTGGACGAGCAGGACGAGCAGAACGGGTTGGACGAGCACGATGAATACGATAGGCAGGACGTGAAAGACGGACAGAACGGCGTGGAACTCACCGTTGCCGAACGGGAGGCAATTCGCTTTGCACCCGGTGCGTTCCAGTCCGGGCGAAACGATGGTGACGAGCGGGTCGTCGCGCTCGCGCTTGGCGCGCCGCGGGACAGCGACGACATTCGAATTACGCGGATTCCGGCGCTCGATGATAGAGATGTTTCGTGTCCGGACTGTGGCCACGACCACCTGCAAATTGGACGCGAGGGTGAAGCCGAACTGGTCTGTCCGGAGTGTGGTGCGGAAGTCGAGATTGCGGAGTGA
- a CDS encoding MFS transporter gives MTASTAVDMRRAYWLVFLATGSYTCLMFVWFSLPAYLPTIIGELDLTSTQAGLLAGAVPLTYIPLALFSGLAVDRIGPGRSLAAGVLCYGIAQIGRSVATGFPSLLAWTLLLGVGATAITFGLPKLVGVLFPPGETGRPSSIYLVGASAGSAFVFAVGRPILGPALGGWRALFLWSGIVTVAYGLLWLLVALRTRLDDRTNSTQDDSDDSDDSFSLESVRTDLRLVLTHRQLQLVVVLGTMYLLLNHGMQGWLPTLLESRGLSAGRAGQATSLFVVAYVGGVLAVPELADRFDARRQALMTCGTVAFVGVGLLIAGTTGALAVLGIVVAGIGTGGVSPLVRAIPPELEGIGARLTGTAVGFIFAVGEIGGFFGPVLIGALRDATGSFVPGFGLLAAGGLVVVLAGWALRP, from the coding sequence ATGACGGCGAGTACCGCCGTCGACATGCGACGCGCCTACTGGCTCGTTTTCCTCGCCACCGGGAGCTACACCTGTCTGATGTTCGTCTGGTTCTCCCTTCCGGCGTACCTCCCGACGATCATCGGCGAACTGGACCTCACGAGCACGCAGGCCGGTCTCCTCGCCGGTGCCGTCCCGCTTACCTACATCCCGCTCGCGTTGTTTTCGGGACTCGCCGTCGACCGCATCGGCCCCGGTCGCAGTCTCGCGGCCGGCGTCCTCTGCTACGGCATCGCCCAGATCGGCCGCAGCGTCGCCACCGGCTTCCCCTCGCTGCTTGCCTGGACGCTCCTGCTCGGTGTCGGCGCGACCGCGATTACCTTCGGCCTCCCGAAACTCGTCGGCGTTCTCTTTCCGCCCGGCGAAACCGGCCGCCCCTCCTCGATCTACCTCGTCGGTGCCTCTGCCGGCTCTGCGTTCGTCTTCGCCGTCGGCCGGCCCATCCTCGGCCCCGCGCTCGGCGGCTGGCGCGCCCTGTTCCTCTGGAGTGGCATCGTCACGGTCGCCTACGGCCTCCTCTGGCTCCTCGTCGCACTCCGTACGCGGCTCGACGACCGCACGAACTCCACTCAGGACGACAGCGACGATTCCGACGACTCGTTCTCACTCGAGTCCGTCCGCACTGATCTCCGGCTCGTCCTCACCCATCGCCAGCTGCAGCTTGTCGTCGTGCTCGGCACGATGTACCTCCTGCTCAACCACGGCATGCAGGGCTGGCTTCCGACGTTGCTGGAGTCCCGCGGGCTGTCGGCCGGCCGCGCGGGCCAGGCGACGAGCCTGTTCGTCGTCGCCTACGTCGGCGGCGTCCTCGCGGTTCCCGAACTGGCAGACCGGTTCGACGCGCGGCGACAGGCGCTGATGACGTGTGGAACGGTCGCCTTCGTCGGTGTCGGACTCCTCATCGCGGGTACTACCGGCGCGCTGGCGGTTCTCGGTATCGTCGTCGCTGGTATCGGCACCGGTGGCGTCTCGCCGCTGGTCCGCGCAATCCCGCCTGAACTCGAGGGCATCGGTGCCAGACTGACCGGAACCGCGGTCGGCTTTATCTTCGCAGTCGGCGAGATTGGCGGCTTCTTCGGGCCGGTCCTGATCGGCGCGCTCCGGGATGCGACCGGCTCGTTCGTCCCCGGGTTCGGGCTGCTCGCGGCAGGCGGACTGGTCGTCGTGCTTGCGGGGTGGGCGTTGCGGCCGTAG